The DNA region aattgtgatgaattagttattaatgatgatgataaaatcataaaaaatgaatcaaaagATTCTAATTATTCTGGTGATAATGAGGgaacaagataataattaaaattaatatatttttaatttaaaaatataaattaattcaattacaagatttatttataacaaaaaaaaaaagagaattttttaaacataattattattttaatttatatttatgtaatacacttgttgttgttgttttgttatttgattttcattattgttatgTATTTCACCATTAAATAAGTTGTACAAATTAAGTttgatttttgttatttttaaggATGCACATTATCAGGGtccaagatttttatttaaaataaactcaatcatttattattaccactgataaataaatacaaaaaaaatctaatgggAATTATGTAgttgatattaatgataattaatttttaccaCTTCATAGCAAGTGCAGtgttcattttttcaattttatgatATTGAGTTTTTAAAAGTGCTTGAGCTTTGTCCGAGTTCTCGGAATCTAACCAACTCGTGTAAAGTTTATTAATCAGCTTATTGTCTTCAGGATTACTCTCTGgtatttcatgatattttttttctaattttaatgcCAAATCACGTGGTTGAGATCCATCCTTTGGTCGTATTTGTGCACCACCATTTAGACAaccttataaaaaataaattaaattatttatacttcaaaaaaaaaataataaaaaatacaagtgcTTGATATTTTTACCTGCTGGACATGCCATAACTTCAACATAATGATAtgaacatttttcttttgctcGTTTTATCTTTTGTactaaattttgaatatttctaAAACCATTTGTTATTGCaaaatgcaataaaattttaccatCACGTTCCaataaaacttcttgaaaatctggatttctaattgttttatattcaagtttaacattatcaatattaaataattttctagcagcataatcaaatataaaatcagcATAACCACCAGATCCAGAGCCTCGATGTGATTTTAATTCATAATCAAGATTTTCCTCAATTGTTTCAAAAGGACGATCAATTTTATCTGGTTTTTGTGATGATAAATCTTTCTTTTGTTGATCCAACATTTGTTCCAGTTCAACtgcaaaaaataacaaaacaattgatcaataaatatcaaaagaaaaatgataaataaatgatgctCTTACTTGATGTAATGACACAATCAACATCTCttgtttcttttaatttattataaaaatcatctcTTGATGCttccaattttttatcataacatGGCATTAATGtaacatgataaatattttcacatgatatatttttaatatcagctaaataatttttaaccaaTGATCCCATTATTTGTTGTGGTGATTTTGTAGAACTTATATAAGGAAGAATAAAATTACCATGTGTTTTTTCAGCATAACATACCCAACCTGGACATGATGATGCTAACATtggtattttatcatttttcatattattattatcacgatatttatcaacaaattctTTAGCACATTCAAGTAATGCAAAATCATCAGCAATTGTCATATCAAGTATCATATCAGCACCAAGTTCACGAAAATAACcagcaattttttcaattgtttcttGTGGATTCATTGAATATCTTTCAGCTAATGATAGTATTGGCTGTATTGATAAactaacaacaataaattttgtatttacattattgctttcattcatttttttttcttcaaatatacGTAGTAATTCTTCTTGACTTTGTTGTGATACTAAAACACTTTCAGCTGATGTTATACATCCTGAACATGCTAAACAATCAGCAAGTgttatttcaactttttctaatttttctgatcctttctaaattaattaaataattgtttagtattattaaataaagtaatatgacaaattaatgttaaaaatatattttacctcATTGATTTCCATGTAGGCACCATcatcttgtatttttattttagctcCAGTTACAATTTTGGACTTTTTCATATCAATTGGCTTGATACATTCCTGttgaataattgtttaaatataaatattatgttaattttaaatctaaatttattaatgatgatatagTTGAACAACAAACTTGTGATGGAGTGATGAAATCATCTAGAGATGTTATTTGTAGTGCTCCACTGAATCTTGATGCCAtcttattgaatttttctttgttttttaatttattagagTTGGAATTTAGtgttaaatgtttataattaatacgaacaataaattaacaatcatTGACTGTTAGGTTAAcacaatatgaatattttcaagatcAGCTGTTTTTGTTTTGCTCAGCACATTTGTGGTACTCACACCAACGCACTCACACAAGCATAAATCAATTTGTTTCGATCGTCTTTTTGTACGTAGCcagttaaaaaagaatttcaagatatgtatttaaaagtgaataatataacgttattaattaaaaatgaattaaaaatattctcaacATGCTGTTGACAGaccattttctattttctctTTGACTAGTAATTGCACGAAAAATGATACGATTTGTATTAACAACATAGAAGAAACAAAAAGGAATTTcgttttgttaaaattttctaaataataatatctaaatatatcaaaaaaaaaaaaagtctttcaGCAGAAACATAGATCTAATAAGAAGGTACCTTAATTAAGTTTGCAAGTAATTtcacaacaaaaaatcaaaacctTTTAATCTAAAATCAGCAACATTCAAGTGATCTCTTTattcaaggaaaaaatattgtcaaaataCAGTCAATTAATTTGGGAAGGCTGCAAGGACTTGATATATCCATTCATTGTATTTTGAAATTCTTGTAAATATATCAGGTGCAATACCATTACACCAACTACGTGCTGCAATACCAACAAGAACACCTTCATAAACAAGTGGTCCACCACTGTCACCCTGTGTCACAAATAAGTATAATAttctaattaacaaaataattttaaataaatactttaatcgtaaaataaaacttacaaaaCTTACACCACAATTTCTATGTGGTGAATgagtacaaataaaatttcgactTTTAGTACGTGGATCTAATTGTAAGCATTTATCATTACTTATAACATGAGTTTTCAccgtttttaataattcagataattgtttattttctgTTTCACCCCATCCACTTGCAATGACAATATCACCTGGttttaatttcatatcaaATGATGCACCAgagaatttaattatattttgattctCATCAAAACTAATTGGTACATCCAACTGTaacaattttacatttaaaatttctattatttttcttttaagtaTATTCATTTCTTACCAATAATATAGCAATGTCATTCTCATatcttgaataattaaaatgtttatgaGAAATTACTAATTTAATATCTCGTAATTGTCCATTCATTCCAGTTACTGAATTAATTGTTCTACTTAAAACTTTTAGGCCCTGAGTTTGTTGACCATCTTCCTCGACAACACAATGAGCAGCTGTTAATATGTGATACTCATCAATGATA from Aphidius gifuensis isolate YNYX2018 linkage group LG5, ASM1490517v1, whole genome shotgun sequence includes:
- the LOC122856280 gene encoding chymotrypsin-2-like, giving the protein MIAKTGEIPHQVSIQREGHHHCGGSIIDEYHILTAAHCVVEEDGQQTQGLKVLSRTINSVTGMNGQLRDIKLVISHKHFNYSRYENDIAILLLDVPISFDENQNIIKFSGASFDMKLKPGDIVIASGWGETENKQLSELLKTVKTHVISNDKCLQLDPRTKSRNFICTHSPHRNCGVSFVSFILRLKYLFKIILLIRILYLFVTQGDSGGPLVYEGVLVGIAARSWCNGIAPDIFTRISKYNEWIYQVLAAFPN
- the LOC122857302 gene encoding probable cytosolic Fe-S cluster assembly factor AAEL012261, coding for MASRFSGALQITSLDDFITPSQECIKPIDMKKSKIVTGAKIKIQDDGAYMEINEKGSEKLEKVEITLADCLACSGCITSAESVLVSQQSQEELLRIFEEKKMNESNNVNTKFIVVSLSIQPILSLAERYSMNPQETIEKIAGYFRELGADMILDMTIADDFALLECAKEFVDKYRDNNNMKNDKIPMLASSCPGWVCYAEKTHGNFILPYISSTKSPQQIMGSLVKNYLADIKNISCENIYHVTLMPCYDKKLEASRDDFYNKLKETRDVDCVITSIELEQMLDQQKKDLSSQKPDKIDRPFETIEENLDYELKSHRGSGSGGYADFIFDYAARKLFNIDNVKLEYKTIRNPDFQEVLLERDGKILLHFAITNGFRNIQNLVQKIKRAKEKCSYHYVEVMACPAGCLNGGAQIRPKDGSQPRDLALKLEKKYHEIPESNPEDNKLINKLYTSWLDSENSDKAQALLKTQYHKIEKMNTALAMKW